The Kocuria sp. TGY1127_2 genome includes a window with the following:
- a CDS encoding ABC transporter ATP-binding protein, with protein MISSTVHTGAATLRKEGCLRRLIRVCCEFPRLVVLILIVSVATIAAVVAGPLLTREGINGAMDGDVSKLWWLGAGLVAIAAFDFLGDYLRRFAAGKLSLRVQHRLRSRVFDSIQRLDGPAQDSLRTGQVVSRTNNDLQQVQSMLQMCPVPVSVISYYVFGIGVMLWLSPSLTLIAVSVVFLLGMTAWRTRKRVFETSARAQHDVGQITENIRSALSGISVVKSFVQETRHVKWVEKASHCLFSRRMQTMRAQAAPSATMLALPPAGQAALLLVGGWQVTTGRLDLGTFVAFSTYLSMLTGPTRVMASFLVIAQRTRTCAERIFELTDAKPEMRDGEATPPRSTGLEMRNVSFGYTSDELVLRDVNLTVKPGETVAVVGASGSGKSTLALLAPRFYDVSGGSVLIGNPADASDVPEDERPRDVRELKLEELRRDVGVVFEDPFLFRATVRDNIAYGTHACSDEDIRTAARAAGADEFIARLDRGYETELAEGGQNLSGGQRQRIALARALLTQPKVLIVDDATSSVDATTESGINETLRHYASADRQGDSSARRCTLLIARRRSTLDLADRIVVLDRGRTVGVGTREQLLRDCPQFGELMAGGHEAIDRVSADASLWPAAEDPDGTEDDLATDMPEGDSAKPGSWLTTLPESVMNMAADSKITRVVQMLKPVKGLFGAALILIALSALVNVLVPLMIQRGIDLGIAPRDHSTLLLYAVLAWAMIAGDWFFYIGQSLFSSKGSESVQYGVRVRSFRHVLGFGLPYFEKEQGGQVMTRLTVDVDSLSRFLQTGLVNGTMSLISMCGIGIAMLIFNPLLAVIALSPMPLVLIATLIFRKLSTKAYDQAREDIGKVNSSLQENISGLRVVQSHGKQSVAAGFFQKVSDTYRKSREKAQRYIALYFPFVVFCSQVSNALVLVAGAHFVSDGSLTPGIMAAFLLFLGQFYAPIQQLANIFDSYQQARIGQKRTDELLSTPQEESDLVDSDEPHSQNPARLSGDIRLSGVGYTHDGASQPALKDIDLELARGSSLAVVGSTGAGKTTLVKVMAWLYQADQGRVLVGGSERGGLNRQTYRRRVGVVNQAPHLFDTTIAENIRYARPGATNAEVEEAARRSGAILAIARLPRGFQYRVDDGGANLAQGHRQLIALARAELAGTDLLLLDEATAHLDAASQSAVMDALEATDATSVIVAHRLATAARCDRVAVMENGRIIEFGTHDELITLGGRYSQLNASAAPVPAASDRG; from the coding sequence ATCATCTCTTCGACCGTTCACACCGGAGCCGCGACTCTCCGAAAGGAGGGTTGCCTCCGTCGGCTGATTCGTGTCTGCTGCGAATTTCCTCGCCTCGTTGTCCTGATTCTTATCGTGTCCGTCGCAACGATCGCGGCCGTCGTCGCCGGTCCTCTGCTGACGAGAGAAGGCATTAACGGGGCCATGGACGGGGACGTCTCCAAACTGTGGTGGCTCGGGGCCGGACTCGTGGCGATCGCCGCATTCGACTTCCTGGGTGACTACCTGCGTCGCTTCGCGGCGGGCAAGCTCTCCCTTCGCGTGCAGCACCGCCTCAGAAGCAGGGTCTTCGACTCGATTCAGAGGCTCGACGGTCCGGCTCAGGATTCGTTGCGGACCGGACAGGTCGTCTCGCGTACCAACAACGATCTGCAACAGGTCCAGTCCATGCTGCAGATGTGCCCGGTCCCCGTCTCTGTCATCTCCTACTACGTCTTCGGAATCGGGGTCATGCTCTGGCTGTCACCGAGTCTGACCCTCATCGCCGTGTCCGTCGTGTTTTTGCTGGGCATGACTGCTTGGCGAACACGAAAGCGGGTTTTCGAGACGTCGGCCAGAGCGCAGCACGACGTCGGCCAGATCACCGAGAACATTCGCTCGGCCCTGTCCGGGATATCGGTGGTCAAGTCATTCGTCCAGGAGACCCGCCACGTGAAGTGGGTCGAGAAGGCAAGCCATTGCCTGTTCTCCCGCCGAATGCAGACCATGCGGGCCCAGGCGGCACCCAGCGCGACGATGCTCGCCCTTCCTCCCGCGGGGCAGGCTGCACTGCTCCTGGTCGGCGGATGGCAGGTCACCACGGGACGCCTTGACCTCGGAACCTTTGTTGCGTTCTCCACGTATCTGAGCATGCTGACCGGTCCGACCCGCGTCATGGCCTCTTTCCTGGTGATCGCGCAGCGGACCCGCACGTGTGCGGAAAGAATCTTCGAGCTGACAGACGCCAAGCCCGAGATGCGGGATGGCGAGGCAACCCCGCCCCGGAGCACCGGGTTGGAGATGCGCAACGTTTCCTTCGGATACACTTCGGACGAACTCGTTCTTCGCGACGTGAACCTGACCGTCAAGCCGGGGGAGACCGTCGCGGTCGTCGGGGCCTCCGGCTCCGGAAAATCAACCCTTGCGCTTCTGGCACCGCGCTTCTACGACGTCAGCGGTGGCTCCGTGCTCATCGGCAACCCGGCGGATGCCTCGGACGTTCCCGAGGACGAGCGCCCCCGCGATGTCCGGGAACTGAAGCTCGAGGAGCTTCGGCGGGACGTCGGTGTGGTTTTCGAGGATCCGTTTCTTTTCCGCGCCACGGTGCGAGACAACATCGCCTACGGGACTCATGCCTGTTCGGACGAGGACATCCGGACCGCGGCCCGAGCGGCCGGTGCCGATGAATTCATCGCGCGTCTGGACCGCGGGTACGAGACCGAATTGGCCGAAGGCGGTCAGAATCTCTCAGGCGGGCAGCGGCAACGTATTGCCCTGGCCCGAGCCCTGCTGACCCAGCCCAAGGTGCTCATCGTCGACGACGCCACGAGTTCCGTGGACGCGACCACGGAGAGCGGCATCAACGAAACCTTGCGGCACTACGCGAGCGCCGACCGTCAGGGAGATTCTTCAGCCCGGCGTTGCACGCTCTTGATCGCCCGACGCCGCAGTACCCTCGACCTCGCGGACAGGATTGTCGTCCTGGACCGTGGCCGGACCGTGGGTGTGGGTACCCGTGAACAGCTCCTTCGGGACTGCCCGCAATTCGGCGAGCTCATGGCCGGTGGACACGAGGCCATCGACCGAGTATCGGCAGACGCGAGTCTTTGGCCCGCGGCCGAGGACCCGGACGGTACCGAGGATGACCTGGCAACCGATATGCCGGAAGGCGACTCGGCGAAACCCGGCTCTTGGCTCACGACCCTTCCCGAATCCGTGATGAACATGGCCGCCGATTCGAAAATCACGCGCGTCGTCCAGATGTTGAAGCCCGTCAAGGGCCTCTTCGGCGCGGCCCTGATCCTGATTGCCCTGAGCGCGCTGGTCAACGTGCTGGTGCCTCTCATGATTCAACGAGGCATCGACCTCGGGATCGCGCCGAGGGACCACTCAACGTTGCTCCTCTACGCGGTACTCGCGTGGGCAATGATCGCCGGGGACTGGTTCTTTTACATCGGGCAATCGCTGTTCAGCTCCAAGGGCTCGGAATCCGTTCAATACGGCGTTCGCGTGCGGAGCTTTCGCCACGTCCTCGGATTCGGACTTCCATACTTCGAGAAGGAACAGGGCGGACAGGTCATGACCCGGCTGACCGTCGACGTCGATTCGCTCTCGCGTTTCCTGCAGACGGGCTTGGTCAACGGGACGATGTCTCTGATCTCGATGTGCGGGATCGGAATCGCCATGCTGATCTTCAACCCGTTGCTCGCCGTCATTGCGTTGTCCCCGATGCCGCTGGTTCTCATAGCGACCCTGATATTCCGCAAACTGTCTACTAAGGCCTACGACCAGGCGAGAGAGGACATCGGAAAGGTCAACAGCTCTCTGCAGGAGAATATCTCCGGTCTGCGCGTGGTCCAATCGCACGGAAAACAGTCCGTGGCGGCCGGGTTCTTCCAGAAGGTCTCCGACACATACCGGAAATCCCGCGAGAAGGCGCAACGCTACATCGCCCTCTACTTCCCTTTCGTCGTGTTCTGCTCCCAAGTATCCAACGCATTGGTCCTTGTCGCCGGCGCGCACTTCGTCTCCGATGGCAGCCTGACCCCTGGCATCATGGCCGCGTTCTTGTTGTTCCTGGGACAGTTCTATGCGCCGATTCAGCAGCTGGCAAATATTTTCGATTCGTACCAGCAGGCGCGAATCGGCCAGAAGCGGACCGACGAACTGTTGTCCACCCCGCAAGAGGAAAGCGATCTCGTGGATTCGGACGAGCCGCATTCGCAGAATCCGGCTCGACTCTCGGGCGATATCCGCTTGAGCGGGGTCGGCTACACCCACGATGGTGCCTCCCAACCGGCCCTGAAGGATATCGACCTCGAACTCGCGAGAGGATCGAGCCTTGCCGTGGTCGGGAGCACCGGTGCCGGGAAGACGACCTTGGTCAAGGTCATGGCGTGGCTCTACCAAGCCGACCAGGGGCGAGTGCTGGTCGGTGGCAGCGAACGCGGTGGCCTGAATCGGCAGACCTACCGGCGGCGCGTCGGTGTGGTCAACCAGGCACCACACCTTTTCGACACCACGATCGCCGAGAACATCCGGTATGCGAGGCCCGGCGCGACGAATGCCGAGGTCGAAGAAGCCGCGCGACGCAGCGGGGCGATCCTCGCGATTGCTCGTCTGCCCAGAGGTTTCCAGTACCGCGTCGACGACGGCGGGGCGAATCTTGCCCAGGGTCATCGCCAGCTCATTGCGCTCGCCCGTGCCGAGCTCGCCGGAACGGATCTGCTGCTCCTGGACGAGGCTACGGCGCACCTCGACGCCGCATCGCAATCGGCCGTCATGGATGCGCTAGAAGCCACGGACGCGACCTCCGTGATCGTCGCACACAGACTCGCAACGGCCGCTCGGTGCGACCGAGTCGCCGTCATGGAGAACGGAAGGATCATCGAGTTCGGGACCCATGACGAGCTGATCACGCTGGGCGGCAGATACAGCCAGCTCAACGCTTCCGCCGCCCCCGTACCTGCTGCTTCCGACCGTGGCTGA
- a CDS encoding nucleotide disphospho-sugar-binding domain-containing protein: MRVLVIGPPLYGLLYPVISLAQGFRTAGHEVVVGTAGEMAQHVAQAGLVSFDAAPALDPDAEYRRREAERKRQNLGTKPGDFSFFSYEMTDRLVEFTGQWRPDLIVYPPLGVVGRLLGARFGIPTVLQTVGFAHQQKHVDTVTSSLREKFKEHGVGEPCEDVAWLDVAPPSMSVLEHPTERTLPMRYVPYNGGAVFQDWWLRPSKPRVLVSLGTLKPMVDGLDLIQWVMHRADEIDAQVVLQLKDNAREELVDELPDNVVLTDWIPMGGLVNNSDVFIHHGGAGNTFTALAAGVPQIVFGEGADRPMNAKIVQDRGCGIVPDEEGLTADTIRAVVDGPAYKEQAGQVRSEIQAMPGPAEIADRLAGVLVGV; this comes from the coding sequence ATGAGAGTCCTCGTGATCGGTCCGCCCCTTTACGGGCTGTTGTACCCCGTGATTTCCCTGGCTCAGGGGTTCAGGACAGCTGGACACGAGGTGGTCGTGGGAACCGCCGGTGAAATGGCACAGCATGTTGCCCAAGCCGGCCTCGTGTCCTTCGACGCCGCTCCGGCCCTCGACCCGGACGCCGAATACCGACGTCGGGAAGCAGAGCGGAAACGTCAGAATCTGGGAACGAAGCCGGGAGATTTCTCGTTCTTCAGCTACGAAATGACGGACCGACTGGTCGAGTTCACGGGTCAGTGGCGCCCCGACCTGATCGTCTACCCGCCGCTGGGAGTGGTCGGCCGACTGCTGGGTGCCCGATTCGGAATACCGACTGTCCTGCAGACCGTGGGATTTGCGCACCAGCAGAAGCATGTGGACACGGTCACCAGCTCATTGAGGGAGAAATTCAAGGAGCACGGCGTCGGTGAACCGTGTGAGGACGTGGCCTGGCTTGACGTCGCACCACCCAGCATGAGCGTTCTCGAGCACCCGACGGAGAGAACCCTGCCCATGCGATACGTTCCGTACAACGGCGGAGCTGTCTTCCAGGATTGGTGGCTTCGTCCCAGCAAACCTCGCGTCCTCGTGAGTCTGGGAACCCTCAAGCCCATGGTGGATGGCCTCGATCTGATTCAGTGGGTCATGCACCGGGCTGACGAGATCGATGCCCAAGTGGTTCTTCAGCTCAAGGACAATGCACGCGAAGAACTCGTCGACGAACTCCCCGACAACGTGGTCCTGACCGACTGGATCCCCATGGGCGGCTTGGTCAACAACTCCGATGTTTTCATCCATCACGGCGGAGCCGGAAACACTTTTACCGCTTTGGCCGCGGGAGTTCCTCAGATCGTCTTCGGCGAGGGAGCCGACCGACCCATGAACGCCAAAATCGTTCAGGACCGCGGCTGCGGGATTGTGCCTGACGAAGAAGGACTCACCGCGGATACGATTCGCGCCGTGGTTGACGGGCCCGCGTACAAGGAACAAGCCGGTCAGGTTCGCTCGGAGATCCAGGCCATGCCGGGACCGGCCGAGATCGCCGACCGGTTGGCTGGCGTCTTGGTGGGGGTGTAG
- a CDS encoding alpha/beta hydrolase-fold protein — protein sequence MNCQNRPSTITGFLDEDAVIRSWAHADTGELRQWWEQVARSGTPINDPDSSRVTFLWRGTHVQDDPQGTESVHLAMNRVTDKDNYDHGLMRHVPGTDIWVRTLELEPNLRVSYGFKPMKPEETPHPGPPRFNRYDTLRDIFNASDPLVDRGAHGLSLYSGPLSPAQQEWDRHTSRIVEGRIFRSTRTLPCDVAEETARDHWLYVPSPEAPGADGSPVPLVTIFDAEIWFGNLSLHHAIEAAVEAGRIPPLAVLGISNTDTPDRIAHLGANSDFLRAVADHAIPWAEERAQSAGVELSGREDRVIVGQSLGGLSALVAALELPDVFGHALAHSPSLWWTPDGASKPRDLGAREGMDWITERFHQSAAGDVRVSMAVGEREGLTLPHGRILHQVMLDAGWATTFDTYAGGHDFAWWRGAVLDGLNNTFMSLLSR from the coding sequence ATGAACTGCCAGAATCGCCCTTCGACGATCACAGGCTTCTTGGACGAAGACGCTGTGATCCGATCCTGGGCACATGCCGACACCGGTGAACTTCGCCAATGGTGGGAGCAGGTGGCTCGGTCGGGCACTCCGATCAATGACCCCGATTCGAGCAGGGTTACTTTTCTCTGGCGGGGCACTCACGTCCAGGACGATCCACAGGGCACCGAATCCGTTCACCTCGCCATGAACAGGGTCACGGACAAGGACAACTACGACCACGGTCTGATGCGACACGTTCCCGGAACCGATATCTGGGTCAGGACTCTGGAACTTGAGCCGAATTTGCGGGTCAGCTACGGCTTCAAACCCATGAAACCCGAGGAGACCCCGCACCCGGGCCCGCCCCGATTCAACCGATATGACACGCTTCGGGACATCTTCAACGCCTCGGATCCCCTCGTGGATCGCGGCGCCCACGGACTTTCCCTGTATTCGGGGCCACTCTCCCCCGCCCAACAGGAATGGGACAGACACACGTCCCGGATCGTGGAAGGCCGGATATTCAGGAGCACGAGGACACTGCCCTGCGACGTCGCCGAGGAAACGGCCCGTGACCACTGGCTTTATGTGCCCTCCCCGGAAGCGCCGGGCGCCGACGGTTCTCCCGTGCCCTTGGTCACGATCTTCGACGCCGAGATCTGGTTCGGCAATCTCTCGCTCCACCACGCGATCGAAGCCGCGGTCGAGGCCGGGCGGATACCTCCGCTGGCCGTACTAGGTATCTCCAATACCGACACGCCCGATCGGATTGCCCATCTAGGGGCGAACTCTGATTTCCTTCGCGCAGTGGCGGACCATGCCATTCCTTGGGCCGAAGAGCGCGCACAATCCGCCGGAGTGGAACTGTCCGGTCGAGAAGACCGCGTGATCGTCGGCCAGAGTCTCGGCGGTCTTTCCGCGCTCGTCGCCGCCCTCGAACTGCCCGACGTCTTCGGTCATGCCCTCGCCCATTCGCCCTCCCTGTGGTGGACCCCCGACGGAGCCTCGAAACCCCGAGATCTCGGAGCCCGCGAAGGAATGGACTGGATCACCGAAAGGTTCCATCAATCCGCTGCAGGCGACGTCCGAGTCAGCATGGCCGTCGGCGAGCGCGAGGGACTGACCCTTCCCCATGGCCGAATACTCCACCAGGTCATGCTCGACGCGGGTTGGGCAACAACGTTCGATACGTACGCCGGTGGGCACGATTTCGCCTGGTGGCGTGGGGCCGTCCTCGACGGTCTCAACAACACATTCATGTCTTTGCTTTCTCGGTGA
- a CDS encoding isochorismatase family protein, giving the protein MPLPRILPYHLDSPTPWPNRTDWRLDPQRALLLIHDMQNHFIDAFDRSPGSQIDAAVDNTAALRQAFHRAEAPVVYTAQPPAQDPADRQLLTDFWGPGLTDEEAARIIDELDPHAEDTVLTKWRYSAFYRSDLEHRMRNHGKDQLVITGVYSHIGCLATALEAYMRGIQVFFVADAQADFDREHHQMALDYVAGRCGQVCAASAVIEEFGAALRPIEEMAW; this is encoded by the coding sequence TTGCCACTACCCAGAATCCTGCCCTATCACCTCGATTCCCCCACGCCATGGCCGAACCGAACCGATTGGCGGCTTGACCCCCAACGGGCCTTGCTCCTGATCCACGACATGCAGAACCATTTCATCGACGCATTCGATCGCTCGCCGGGTTCGCAGATCGACGCCGCGGTAGACAACACTGCGGCTCTCCGGCAAGCTTTTCACCGCGCCGAGGCCCCGGTGGTGTACACCGCTCAGCCTCCGGCTCAGGACCCGGCCGACCGTCAGTTATTGACGGACTTTTGGGGGCCGGGACTGACGGATGAGGAAGCGGCCCGAATCATCGACGAGCTCGATCCCCATGCGGAAGACACTGTTCTGACGAAGTGGCGATACAGCGCGTTCTACCGCAGCGACCTCGAACACCGGATGCGCAATCACGGGAAGGACCAGCTGGTCATCACCGGGGTCTATTCCCACATCGGGTGCCTGGCTACCGCGTTGGAAGCATATATGAGGGGGATCCAGGTCTTCTTCGTTGCCGATGCTCAGGCGGATTTCGACCGTGAGCACCATCAGATGGCCCTCGATTACGTCGCCGGCCGCTGCGGTCAGGTGTGCGCGGCCTCGGCCGTGATCGAAGAGTTCGGTGCTGCTTTGCGTCCAATCGAGGAGATGGCCTGGTGA
- a CDS encoding SDR family oxidoreductase, with amino-acid sequence MKELPHAIVVTGGSGGIGRQIVSLLRRRSADHRDAVVISTDRTGAASEGADKPKHSGVEYIDLDVTDAGAVTEVFDELSSRYRLRSVINAAGIIATGPALEAPESEVRHMIEVNSLGVVNVSSAAARTMIRQGDHEPGQRPEKSIVTVASNAGTGPRADFAAYGASKAFASHYTRSLGLEVGSAGIRCVVVNPGTTRTPMVESLWQGAARTEQTVAGDSRLYRTGIPLGRIAEPADIAEVVEFLVSARAVHITAAELTVDGGATQR; translated from the coding sequence GTGAAAGAACTTCCTCACGCAATTGTCGTGACGGGCGGCTCGGGAGGCATCGGACGCCAGATTGTCAGTCTGTTGAGGCGCCGCTCCGCCGATCACCGTGATGCCGTGGTCATTTCGACGGACCGTACCGGCGCGGCCTCTGAAGGTGCCGACAAGCCGAAGCATTCTGGGGTCGAGTACATCGACCTCGATGTCACAGACGCGGGCGCGGTCACGGAAGTTTTCGACGAATTGTCCTCACGATACCGCCTTCGATCAGTGATCAACGCTGCCGGAATCATCGCGACCGGACCGGCGTTGGAAGCCCCCGAATCGGAAGTTCGCCACATGATCGAGGTCAATTCGCTCGGTGTCGTCAACGTCAGTTCCGCCGCTGCACGCACCATGATCCGCCAAGGTGATCATGAGCCGGGTCAACGCCCCGAAAAATCCATCGTGACGGTCGCGTCCAACGCGGGCACCGGGCCGCGTGCTGACTTCGCCGCTTATGGTGCCAGCAAGGCCTTCGCCTCCCACTACACCCGTAGCCTCGGATTGGAGGTCGGTTCGGCCGGAATCCGCTGCGTCGTCGTGAACCCGGGAACGACGCGGACTCCCATGGTGGAATCCCTGTGGCAAGGTGCCGCCCGTACGGAACAGACCGTCGCGGGCGATTCCCGGTTGTATCGGACAGGCATTCCGTTGGGGCGCATCGCCGAGCCGGCGGATATCGCTGAGGTCGTCGAGTTCTTGGTTTCGGCTAGGGCAGTTCACATCACGGCGGCGGAACTGACCGTAGATGGAGGAGCCACCCAACGATGA
- a CDS encoding isochorismate synthase MenF — translation MNPSTLTAHPATDPDRATDPEPNFTFSSGRWTLEASGGEILRPVFAHESGAAGDLMNRLRDREQATSRTQVLYGIIPFDTSEPAELRITGEAAWIPQKVSRRTASAPTTRHTTPDSPHYRRIVSEALDRIELGEMKKIVLSRSMTLPLPGEDRDTTEQRILERLSSAGGRADIFRIRLSDGVTWLGASPEIIADLNDSRFVTHPLAGSLGRSPGGPEADEAARLLGSSPKDMHEHGFVTRHIRDALCPLARELRVPAEPELFGTDSMWHLGTRITGLLKPGVSALEAALAVHPTPAVGGTPAAQAVAAIRQLEGQSRRYYSGLVGWTDSAGNGRWSLVLRCASIQERNITLYAGAGIVQGSTPESEHAETASKFGTVLRTLEGLA, via the coding sequence ATGAACCCCTCTACACTGACGGCGCATCCGGCGACGGACCCGGACCGAGCCACGGACCCCGAACCGAATTTCACGTTCTCTTCAGGCCGATGGACACTGGAGGCATCGGGCGGTGAGATTCTGCGTCCGGTGTTCGCCCACGAATCGGGTGCGGCCGGCGACCTGATGAATCGGTTGCGCGACCGGGAGCAGGCCACGAGCCGGACCCAGGTGCTCTACGGCATCATTCCCTTCGACACTTCCGAGCCGGCCGAGTTGCGGATAACTGGCGAAGCAGCGTGGATTCCGCAGAAGGTGTCGAGACGTACAGCTTCGGCTCCGACAACACGGCACACCACACCGGATTCTCCGCATTACCGGAGAATCGTCTCGGAGGCCCTCGATCGGATCGAGCTCGGTGAGATGAAAAAGATCGTGCTGTCCCGTTCTATGACCTTGCCCCTTCCGGGAGAAGACCGGGATACTACCGAGCAACGGATCCTGGAGCGGCTCTCCTCGGCTGGAGGCAGGGCCGATATCTTTCGGATCCGGTTGAGCGACGGGGTCACATGGCTCGGTGCCAGTCCGGAAATCATCGCGGATCTCAACGACTCCAGGTTCGTGACCCATCCCTTGGCAGGTTCCCTCGGCCGTTCTCCGGGCGGGCCCGAGGCCGACGAGGCCGCTCGACTTCTCGGCTCCTCGCCCAAGGACATGCACGAACACGGCTTCGTGACCCGACATATCCGCGATGCTCTCTGCCCGCTCGCGCGTGAACTCCGCGTGCCCGCCGAACCGGAGCTCTTCGGGACGGACTCCATGTGGCATTTGGGGACCCGGATCACCGGTCTTCTGAAGCCCGGTGTTTCGGCGCTGGAGGCGGCCCTGGCCGTCCACCCGACCCCGGCCGTGGGCGGAACACCGGCAGCACAGGCCGTCGCGGCGATTCGTCAGCTCGAAGGCCAATCGAGGCGTTACTATTCCGGCTTGGTGGGATGGACCGATTCCGCCGGAAACGGTCGGTGGTCCCTCGTCCTTCGGTGTGCGAGCATTCAGGAGCGGAACATTACGCTCTACGCGGGAGCCGGTATCGTCCAGGGATCCACGCCCGAAAGCGAACACGCCGAGACGGCCTCCAAGTTCGGGACAGTGCTGCGCACGCTGGAGGGGCTGGCCTGA
- a CDS encoding GDSL-type esterase/lipase family protein: MNSSQGASDTADRIGATTALRRRVRSRLSARRYKPQQISRRSQLDTLPLPAGRVVFLGDSITEHGQWQEWFPDIPVVNRGVGGETSGDILERVYGVINSPSAVMLLMGTNDIGQGKPTEGILNNLAGILDHIDYCAPGTSVVVQSIMPRALSYRGEVLWANERIREIVASYPENIRYLDLWPALATPEGALRPELSEDELHLNGPGYQAWVHVLEPVLRELTVGSHTG; encoded by the coding sequence GTGAATTCCTCACAAGGAGCGTCGGACACAGCGGACAGGATCGGTGCGACGACCGCTTTGCGAAGGCGCGTCAGAAGCAGACTGTCAGCGCGGCGATACAAACCTCAGCAGATCAGCCGGCGGTCCCAGCTGGACACGTTGCCCTTGCCCGCGGGTCGCGTGGTTTTTCTCGGCGACAGCATCACCGAACACGGGCAGTGGCAGGAATGGTTCCCGGACATCCCCGTCGTCAATCGCGGAGTCGGAGGAGAGACCAGCGGGGACATACTCGAACGGGTGTACGGCGTCATCAACAGCCCGTCGGCGGTCATGCTCCTGATGGGCACCAACGACATCGGCCAGGGGAAACCGACCGAAGGAATTCTGAACAACCTCGCCGGGATTCTGGACCACATCGATTATTGCGCTCCGGGGACGTCCGTGGTGGTCCAGTCGATCATGCCCCGGGCTCTTTCCTACCGCGGCGAGGTTCTCTGGGCCAATGAGAGAATCCGGGAGATCGTTGCCTCGTACCCGGAGAATATTCGGTACCTCGACCTGTGGCCGGCACTGGCCACCCCGGAGGGGGCCTTGCGTCCGGAACTGAGTGAGGACGAACTCCACCTCAACGGGCCCGGGTATCAGGCGTGGGTCCATGTCCTCGAGCCTGTTCTCCGAGAACTCACCGTCGGCTCGCACACGGGGTAG
- a CDS encoding C40 family peptidase, producing the protein MRFHRIIAAAGALGLACSLAGAPAMAESDGGSPQAATPGEGISVGDTAFVDTTVATLWGEPGKDRPIDKPSTTNPVDLDQWNKNMEDTETRGWLTGNTETQAVYGSEVSVTEIQGDWSKVVVHDQSTPKNEQGYPGWVPTRQLIENNTFDHQKDAGQRAVVTSQKATLTNDSGNADENLELSFNTELPVVQRTESGVQVSLPDGGTGWVQPDEVALYSPGEGPSRPTGSDVVETGKQFLGLRYLWAGVSAYGYDCSGFTYSMYRAHGIDIPRDADAQAEFGQDVAESDLQPGDLLFFAQPGGTGAVHHVGMYMGDGKMIHAPNESTTVSITDWKQWDSKSEFSGAKRML; encoded by the coding sequence ATGAGATTTCACCGAATTATCGCGGCCGCCGGAGCCTTGGGCCTGGCATGTTCTCTCGCCGGAGCGCCGGCCATGGCGGAGTCCGACGGAGGAAGCCCGCAGGCGGCCACGCCAGGGGAGGGGATCAGTGTCGGCGACACTGCATTTGTAGACACTACGGTCGCAACGCTATGGGGCGAGCCCGGCAAGGACCGGCCGATCGACAAACCGTCCACGACCAACCCGGTGGATCTCGACCAGTGGAACAAGAATATGGAGGATACCGAAACCCGGGGCTGGTTGACCGGCAACACGGAAACCCAGGCAGTCTACGGCTCCGAGGTTTCGGTAACCGAGATTCAGGGCGACTGGTCCAAGGTCGTGGTACACGACCAGTCGACCCCGAAGAATGAGCAGGGGTACCCGGGTTGGGTCCCGACTCGGCAATTGATCGAGAACAACACCTTCGACCACCAGAAGGACGCCGGTCAACGAGCGGTCGTCACATCGCAGAAGGCCACGCTGACCAATGACTCGGGGAACGCGGATGAGAATCTGGAGCTGAGCTTCAACACCGAGCTTCCCGTGGTTCAGCGGACCGAATCCGGAGTGCAAGTGAGCTTGCCCGACGGTGGGACGGGCTGGGTCCAGCCGGACGAGGTCGCGCTCTATTCCCCGGGTGAGGGACCCTCCCGTCCGACCGGCAGCGACGTCGTCGAAACCGGCAAACAGTTCTTGGGCCTGCGTTACCTGTGGGCCGGTGTATCAGCCTACGGATACGACTGCTCGGGCTTCACCTACAGCATGTACCGAGCCCACGGGATCGATATCCCGCGCGATGCGGACGCACAGGCCGAATTCGGCCAGGACGTCGCGGAAAGCGACCTGCAGCCCGGCGACCTGCTGTTCTTCGCCCAACCGGGAGGCACGGGTGCCGTCCACCACGTCGGCATGTACATGGGCGATGGGAAAATGATCCACGCCCCCAACGAGTCGACCACTGTTTCGATCACCGACTGGAAGCAGTGGGACTCGAAGAGCGAGTTCTCAGGCGCCAAGAGAATGCTCTGA